A single window of Nematostella vectensis chromosome 4, jaNemVect1.1, whole genome shotgun sequence DNA harbors:
- the LOC5508852 gene encoding uncharacterized protein LOC5508852: MECISNALYALLITACMSLVPGMAHRHQMTREVEPDPASTKFFGVLTRHLQRELRMTAQPLVTESPASNVSIRHVVRTRFQTEMLKLFRALPEREKCRHLTELSKSMRCNISTIVKGLQEVNIIKNENYQCPQRGKFQGWKCEFRNNSAFLNSFRIKLAKIFNNEITSPFQCNIVNTIASEHVKGARTRISLQTVEQLIGLNYPFVDVRNKCAKVWKPLKERIPLQHPAALLNITVRLHKGTSRKSWLKSLRSKARTVYNIYTQHYKKGRKQRPLIPQRNSPSLMPQYNTIVRMNIVRVSRFNGTIAVVLKLEVSDSRTMHFKSVTPSKAIVDALLTKKHKFLNSLFAARVIAITRAEKEQVSQPYSMTHRDITHLRKLFPEFLKHYYKRLVPLERCLVMLYISSIVQIDLRPTELVYNTFNYIPRKYFCTSRRRQANSNPIVDRSEKYRAGTATPRIYHDVSPSMQAVPVEKPGPKSENTSDTGDTSSKDWLDEEYVEEKKPVSVLEIVLFTVLGLLCIAILAFTVNCVIFALKPKSTDENQPNSAFSKALFRKVPAEDGGDEEPVNNAVNPRIAEGACMVITEIDHNIANKSNGGETTHGQPPPKSGCYGECPSPSLRSCDDLDVQIRPHPDSHLHKGVSTDDLKDLLMGGRTYRHKGTVDGTNQHSNSHNSDSCQHNCTIEDTTLHTNNSSLALEDQDRPSRRNRSNSHNSDSCLHNCTIEDTTLHTNNSSLVLEDQGQPSRRNRSNSHNSDSSDNASEQRTLKEGSGELRVFSGGRKDCGIDCACTGVSCANCTVVVVLDKEGEATGVSSQ; this comes from the exons ATGGAGTGTATATCCAACGCGCTTTACGCTCTTCTAATCACAGCTTGTATGAGCCTGGTTCCGG GAATGGCTCACCGCCATCAGATGACAAGGGAAGTTGAACCCGACCCTGCGTCCACTAAATTCTTTGGTGTGTTGACGAGGCATCTACAGAGAGAGCTGCGCATGACTGCACAACCGCTGGTGACTGAAAGTCCAGCGTCGAACGTCTCCATTCGCCATGTTGTGCGCACGCGATTCCAGACAGAAATGTTAAAACTGTTTAGAGCTCTTCCTGAAAGGGAGAAGTGTCGACATTTGACTGAACTCTCAAAGAGCATGCGCTGCAACATATCGACGATCGTAAAAGGACTACAAGAAGTAAATATTATAAAGAACGAAAATTACCAATGTCCCCAGCGTGGAAAGTTCCAGGGATGGAAGTGTGAATTCCGTAACAACTCAGCTTTCCTAAACTCCTTCAGAATTAAATTGGCGAAAATATTCAACAATGAGATAACATCGCCTTTCCAGTGTAATATAGTTAACACCATAGCCTCGGAGCATGTTAAGGGGGCAAGAACACGCATTTCTCTTCAGACGGTGGAGCAACTCATAGGATTAAACTACCCTTTTGTTGACGTGCGCAATAAGTGCGCGAAGGTCTGGAAACCGCTGAAGGAGAGAATTCCCCTGCAACATCCAGCCGCCCTGCTAAATATCACCGTTCGTTTGCATAAGGGAACTTCGCGAAAATCATGGCTAAAGAGTTTGCGCTCCAAGGCACGGACCGTCTACAATATTTACACACAGCACTACAAGAAAGGAAGAAAGCAGCGACCACTGATACCCCAAAGAAACTCTCCTTCTCTGATGCCTCAATACAATACCATCGTTCGAATGAATATTGTTAGGGTTTCTAGGTTTAACGGAACTATTGCTGTTGTGTTGAAACTTGAAGTAAGCGACTCGAGAACTATGCACTTTAAAAGTGTCACCCCTTCAAAAGCTATAGTGGATGCGCTTTTAACGAAAAAGCATAAATTCCTCAATTCCCTGTTTGCCGCGCGCGTGATCGCCATTACTAGAGCTGAAAAGGAGCAAGTATCTCAGCCTTATAGTATGACACACAGAGACATCACGCACCTGAGAAAACTCTTCCCGGAATTTCTTAAGCACTACTACAAACGGCTTGTCCCATTGGAACGATGTCTCGTAATGCTGTACATATCATCCATCGTGCAGATTGACTTAAGACCAACAGAACTTGTCTACAACACCTTCAACTACATCCCCAGGAAATACTTCTGCACGAGTAGAAGACGGCAAGCGAATTCTAACCCTATTGTCGATAGGAGCGAGAAGTATCGCGCGGGTACGGCCACGCCCCGTATCTACCACGATGTTAGCCCGTCCATGCAAGCAGTACCGGTGGAGAAACCGGGCCCAAAGTCTGAGAACACCTCAGATACAGGCGACACTTCATCCAAGGATTGGTTGGACGAGGAATATGTCGAGGAGAAAAAACCCGTCTCTGTTCTAGAGATTGTATTGTTCACTGTGCTGGGACTCCTGTGCATTGCAATTCTTGCGTTCACTGTTAACTGTGTAATCTTTGCTTTGAAACCAAAGTCGACGGATGAGAATCAGCCGAATAGTGCGTTCTCTAAAGCGTTGTTTCGGAAGGTGCCGGCTGAAGATGGCGGCGACGAAGAGCCTGTGAATAATGCGGTGAACCCAAGGATAGCCGAGGGTGCTTGTATGGTGATAACAGAGATCGATCATAACATTGCAAATAAGTCTAACGGTGGCGAAACAACTCATGGACAACCACCTCCTAAGAGTGGATGTTATGGTGAATGCCCGAGTCCATCACTACGGTCATGTGATGATTTAGATGTCCAAATAAGGCCTCACCCTGATAGTCATCTCCATAAAGGAGTATCTACTGATGATCTGAAGGACCTTTTAATGGGAGGCAGGACTTATCGCCATAAAGGTACCGTAGATGGTACGAATCAACATTCTAATTCACACAACAGTGACTCCTGTCAACATAATTGTACCATAGAGGATACAACACTCCACACAAATAACTCTTCATTGGCCCTAGAGGACCAGGACAGACCGAGCAGACGTAACCGTTCTAATTCACACAACAGTGACTCCTGTCTACATAATTGTACCATAGAGGATACAACACTCCACACAAATAACTCCTCATTGGTCTTAGAGGACCAGGGCCAACCGAGCAGACGGAACCGTTCTAATTCACACAACAGTGACTCCTCGGACAATGCTTCAGAACAACGAACACTCAAAGAAGGAAGCGGCGAACTTAGGGTATTTAGTGGAGGGAGGAAGGACTGTGGAATTGATTGTGCTTGCACTGGTGTTAGCTGTGCTAATTGTACAGTTGTTGTGGTGCTAGACAAGGAAGGAGAGGCAACTGGCGTGTCCAGCCAATAG
- the LOC5508851 gene encoding neuropeptide FF receptor 2 isoform X1, producing MKKVTMSAPPTNSTNATECFLSLVKDLPSIVAIKILAYCIVWVVSLVGNTLVILVVLRNDNMHTTINYFIVNMACSDLAVPLFAIPIRVTEKLRGTGEWLVGGEAGNALCKISYFLTDVSPVVSVLSLIIITVDRFAAVVFPMRATLFSSTVRGTLIALTWIIGMAVFAPYFYTFRVQGKDCISSWEPAFEQLPTQIAFVSVICVMFIIVPFITLTVLYTVMSAQLWKTSNRVASMQTSDIARNQRRKNIRVFYMSLTIVVIFGLCYGPYNCFMLALNFYWRWDTEECSTMVPRVFYIAQFLTFCNSAANPFVYFVFVTRYRQGLKKLCSRPCPSLPAATRHTFETNSFSRREDLVASSVAEFDPIHVTAYCSKQASSSRDQGDCFVENCQSEKMARESASKKATSSL from the exons ATGAAAAAAG TGACGATGTCTGCGCCACCGACAAACTCAACGAACGCAACGGAGTGTTTTCTATCCTTGGTGAAGGACCTTCCATCTATAGTTGCCATCAAGATCTTGGCCTATTGTATAGTCTGGGTTGTTTCACTGGTTGGCAACACTCTGGTTATTCTCGTCGTGTTGCGAAATGACAACATGCACACCACCATCAATTACTTCATCGTCAACATGGCGTGTTCTGACCTCGCGGTGCCGCTCTTCGCTATTCCCATACGAGTCACCGAGAAACTCAGAGGCACTGGGGAGTGGTTAGTTGGGGGTGAAGCCGGCAATGCCTTGTGTAAAATATCCTACTTCCTTACAGATGTCTCCCCGGTGGTCTCTGTGCTCAGTTTGATCATTATCACAGTTGACCGTTTTGCCGCGGTCGTTTTCCCGATGCGCGCCACTTTGTTTAGTTCTACGGTCAGAGGAACACTTATTGCGCTCACCTGGATTATTGGGATGGCTGTGTTCGCTCCTTACTTTTACACGTTCCGAGTCCAAGGGAAGGACTGCATTAGCAGCTGGGAACCAGCCTTTGAGCAGCTGCCGACGCAAATCGCCTTCGTGTCTGTGATCTGCGTCATGTTCATCATTGTGCCGTTCATCACCCTAACAGTGCTTTACACCGTAATGTCTGCACAGCtatggaaaacatcaaatcgAGTCGCGTCCATGCAAACAAGCGATATCGCCCGAAACCAACGCCGGAAAAACATTCGCGTTTTCTATATGTCCCTTACGATAGTAGTGATCTTTGGCCTGTGTTACGGACCATATAACTGCTTTATGCTAGCGCTGAATTTCTACTGGCGCTGGGATACCGAGGAGTGTAGCACTATGGTACCTAGAGTGTTCTACATCGCGCAATTCCTAACGTTCTGTAACTCTGCAGCAAACCCATTCGTGTATTTCGTATTTGTCACCCGTTATCGACAGGGACTAAAAAAGCTGTGCTCACGTCCCTGCCCATCTCTTCCGGCCGCAACCCGACATACCTTCGAAACAAATTCGTTCTCTCGTCGGGAAGACCTCGTAGCGAGTTCGGTTGCAGAGTTTGACCCGATACATGTGACAGCTTACTGTAGTAAGCAAGCAAGTTCATCCCGAGATCAGGGAGATTGCTTTGTTGAGAATTGTCAGTCAGAGAAGATGGCGAGAGAAAGTGCTTCTAAAAAGGCTACGAGCAGCTTGTAA
- the LOC5508851 gene encoding neuropeptide FF receptor 2 isoform X2 — protein sequence MSAPPTNSTNATECFLSLVKDLPSIVAIKILAYCIVWVVSLVGNTLVILVVLRNDNMHTTINYFIVNMACSDLAVPLFAIPIRVTEKLRGTGEWLVGGEAGNALCKISYFLTDVSPVVSVLSLIIITVDRFAAVVFPMRATLFSSTVRGTLIALTWIIGMAVFAPYFYTFRVQGKDCISSWEPAFEQLPTQIAFVSVICVMFIIVPFITLTVLYTVMSAQLWKTSNRVASMQTSDIARNQRRKNIRVFYMSLTIVVIFGLCYGPYNCFMLALNFYWRWDTEECSTMVPRVFYIAQFLTFCNSAANPFVYFVFVTRYRQGLKKLCSRPCPSLPAATRHTFETNSFSRREDLVASSVAEFDPIHVTAYCSKQASSSRDQGDCFVENCQSEKMARESASKKATSSL from the coding sequence ATGTCTGCGCCACCGACAAACTCAACGAACGCAACGGAGTGTTTTCTATCCTTGGTGAAGGACCTTCCATCTATAGTTGCCATCAAGATCTTGGCCTATTGTATAGTCTGGGTTGTTTCACTGGTTGGCAACACTCTGGTTATTCTCGTCGTGTTGCGAAATGACAACATGCACACCACCATCAATTACTTCATCGTCAACATGGCGTGTTCTGACCTCGCGGTGCCGCTCTTCGCTATTCCCATACGAGTCACCGAGAAACTCAGAGGCACTGGGGAGTGGTTAGTTGGGGGTGAAGCCGGCAATGCCTTGTGTAAAATATCCTACTTCCTTACAGATGTCTCCCCGGTGGTCTCTGTGCTCAGTTTGATCATTATCACAGTTGACCGTTTTGCCGCGGTCGTTTTCCCGATGCGCGCCACTTTGTTTAGTTCTACGGTCAGAGGAACACTTATTGCGCTCACCTGGATTATTGGGATGGCTGTGTTCGCTCCTTACTTTTACACGTTCCGAGTCCAAGGGAAGGACTGCATTAGCAGCTGGGAACCAGCCTTTGAGCAGCTGCCGACGCAAATCGCCTTCGTGTCTGTGATCTGCGTCATGTTCATCATTGTGCCGTTCATCACCCTAACAGTGCTTTACACCGTAATGTCTGCACAGCtatggaaaacatcaaatcgAGTCGCGTCCATGCAAACAAGCGATATCGCCCGAAACCAACGCCGGAAAAACATTCGCGTTTTCTATATGTCCCTTACGATAGTAGTGATCTTTGGCCTGTGTTACGGACCATATAACTGCTTTATGCTAGCGCTGAATTTCTACTGGCGCTGGGATACCGAGGAGTGTAGCACTATGGTACCTAGAGTGTTCTACATCGCGCAATTCCTAACGTTCTGTAACTCTGCAGCAAACCCATTCGTGTATTTCGTATTTGTCACCCGTTATCGACAGGGACTAAAAAAGCTGTGCTCACGTCCCTGCCCATCTCTTCCGGCCGCAACCCGACATACCTTCGAAACAAATTCGTTCTCTCGTCGGGAAGACCTCGTAGCGAGTTCGGTTGCAGAGTTTGACCCGATACATGTGACAGCTTACTGTAGTAAGCAAGCAAGTTCATCCCGAGATCAGGGAGATTGCTTTGTTGAGAATTGTCAGTCAGAGAAGATGGCGAGAGAAAGTGCTTCTAAAAAGGCTACGAGCAGCTTGTAA